aaatttactatttaaagtGTGCAGCAAGGAATCACCAATATGAGATATTGACAGCTTTTCACTATTACCTACTGTGAGTAATTGATTACCATTATATTCTGACTTTTCATTGATGTTGTTTGCATTGTCTGTAACATGTGAGCTAGCACCACTATCTGCATACCAAGCTGGATCACTCACAACTTCAGAGGCTACAACATAAGCAGAGCTTTGGTTGTTTGGGTTGTTGGTTCTGTTTTGATTCTGTTGGGAGGACTGCCTTGGTAGCTTTCATCAAACCTATAATAGCACTTCAGAGCTGTGTGGCCAATTCTTCCACACATTTGACACATTGGCCTAGAATTGCTGTTCCTGCCTCCTCTTCCTCTTGGCAATCAAACTTTCAACTTTCATCACATGGAACAAGttgtttaagatttaaaaacaTCACATGATTATGCCGTTTGGCATGCAAATTAGTTGGTTCTTCGTCCGAGTGGGGCTGCCAGTTATATGtaaattggatatggaaacgATCGACCATGTCTCGAGACGCAGTTCATCTGCCAGCTACTGCCTAAATTATGCAATAGTCAAACCAAACCGGTGAACCAAACGTACGGTTTATTTGGACCGATGCAAGCTCTTCTGATGAcccattatttttatttactccCATCTACTGTAAAACCTCCTACCCATTTTAACTTGAGAAAACCATTCCCGTttggctttttttttattgttttctttctccatAACTCTATTACCTTCAAGCTTTAAAGCCCTTTCCAAGCTCCACAACTTCTTCTCCTCTTTGAATGTTATTCACTTCAAACCACTTTCACATCATTATTGTAAtgtttttcttcattattaccccattttaaatttgaatccCCATCATATTCTTCAATCTCCATACACTCTTTCTCTCTGTAGATTCTATAAATTCTTCTGATGCAATTTCTTATGCAATAATATGTAGAATCTTGGGATAACCCAAAAGCATTACAATTCCTTCAAATTTTATCTGAGgtaaggttttttttttttttttggttctttGAATTTATGGTTtacttttcatatatatacataaatatgtttttctcttattattagtcaaaaaatttatttttatttttgtacataGTAAACTGTTAACTAATCTGCAAGAATAATGTATTATGGGTTTTTGTAATCCCTCTTGCTTGTTATTGGTTTGAAGGTCTAAATATTTTgctcaaattattttataataagttaaaGGGTAAATGTGGCATATATgcaaattttatcaatttgtgAGGCTTTGGACTAGATTCCTCATGTAgattcaatatttataaagaatgGACCTGAAAAAGAACATTGCGCATAGTAAAGCTGCTCCAAACAATGGTAGGGGTGTTAGATGCAGATCGAATGCACATGGTGAGTATAATTATAACCTCTTTGTTGATCTTTCGTGTTCACTATAGTTTGATTCGCATAAGAATGCATccatagtaaaagaaaagacttTTCATCATAATGTAAAAGCAATTTTTAAGATCAAAGATATGTTTTATAAAATCGGATGGGAATCGATGTTGAGTTTCAAAGGAGAATTTTTTGATAAGAGTAgtttagagagagagaaagagaaagagagagagagaaaacagGAGCAAGAATAAGAGAAAGCTAAAGGAAGGgaaatattgataataattattgtgcttttattcaaTCAGAACCGACTATTTATAATAGTCTGGTGGTTAGGATTTCAACCAACAAAGCTAAAAATAGGAAAATACAGCTGCTACTAAGCCAGAATAACAATAGATTAATTCAACTAAAATATATGCTAAAGATCAGGTAAAATGTTGAAGACCTGGTACACTAACTAACAGATACATATCATCCTCCCTTAAAGAATCCTTGTCCGCAAGGATAAAATCTGGATAGTTTCTGGAAAACCGCTACTCATTTTTCCAAGTAGCATTATCTTTCAAGGCTCCTTTCCATTTAAAAAGAACCTCTCGTTTTGGTTGATACTTCCTTTTTTGTACAATTCGACGATCAAGAACGGCTTCAAGCTGCGGAATGATAACAGAATCATCTGATATTGGTGGAAATTGGCTCGGAAGTGTTGTATGAACATGACCCAAATGTTTGCGCAATAGGCTGACACGGAACacattatgaatttgagagcCTGGAGGAAGTTCTAAGCGATATGATACTGCTCCCAATTTTTCAATAATCAAATAAGGACCATAGAAACGGGGAGCCAACTTCATGGATGCACAAAAGCCACAAAAGTTTGACGATATGGCTGCAGCTTGAGGTACACATAATCACCAATAGTAAATGATACTTCTCTTCGCTTCTGATCTGCTTGACACTTCATTCGTTGAGTAGCCATTGATAGATGGTGACGAAGCTCACGTAAAATGGTGTTACGATCACGAAGATACTCATCAATCGCTTGGATGCGAGAAGTGCATGgaatatatgttaaaatatgTGGTGGTGGAATACCATATACTGCTTTGAATGGAGTTATTTTAGAGGAAGAATGGATTAAAGTATTATAGCTAAATTTTACCCAAGGAATCCATTCACTCCATTTACATGGTTGATCACCTATAAAACAACGTAAATATTGCTCCAAGGTACGATTTACCACCTCTGTTTGGTCGTCTGTTTGGGGGTGGTAACTTAAACTCATACAAAGCTTAGTCCCTTGTAAGCGAAGTAGTGCTTGCCAAAATAAACTGATAAACACCTTGTCTCGGTCCTTCATAATTAATGTTGGGAAGCCATGAAGACGAACCACATTGGCTATAAATGCTTTAGCCACCGTAAGAGCAGTATACGGATGCCTTAAAGGAACAAAATAGGAGTATTTGGTTAAGCGATCGACAATTACCATGATAACTGAATACCCATTTGAAAGCGGTAGACCCTTTATAAAGTCCATTGATACCTCAATCCACATTCGGGTAGGAATATGCAACGATTGGAGTAAACCTGCTGGTTTCATGGTGTCAATTTTGCACTACTGACACGTTTCACACTGCTGTAGGAATTGTTTCACCCTTTTTCACATGTTATGCTACTCAAAACTAAGCTTAATGCGAGCAAGAGTTTTGTGGAACCCAAAATGACCTCCAATGGGTGTTGAATGACAATCGGCAATGATTTGTCAGAGGAAGGATGAAGTAGGGCTCAAGTAGATTGTCATTCATGAACCAAACCCCATCACATTGTGTTAACTGTGTGGCCATTTTGGAGAGACTCAACTTCTCATAGAATGGGTCTTTTTATACCTCTTCTTGCAACTTTGGTCACCACTTCGCATATGATGAAGAAATGGATATAAACTGGAATTCAACCACATGTGATAGAGAGTCAGCAACTTGATTTTCTATCCTACGCTAATACTCGATTTCGTAGTCGTATTCAAGGATCTTTAGAAGCCACCGAGTTTGAGCTGGAGTTGTAATTTGCTGCTCAAGTAACTATTTGAGGCTCTTGTGGTCAGTGCAGACTGTAAATGGTTTGCCAAGAAGATATGGCTGCCACTTCCGGATTGCTTCGACGATGTCCAACATTTCCTTCTTATAAGTAGACAATAATAAGGATGGTCCTTTAAGAGCTTCACTATAGTAGGCTATAGGTCAATTATTTTGAGAGAGAATTGCTCCAATTCCCACTCCGCTTGCGTCGCATTCTATCATGAACCGTTGGGAAAAATCTGGCAAGCTTAGAACTGGTGGTGATGTTAATGCTTCTTTAAGTTTCTTAAAGGCTTGTTCAGTTACCTCATCCTACTTGAACCCGTCTTTAGATAAGAGATGATTTAATGGAGCCGCAATGACACCAAATTGACGAATAAATTTTCGATAATATCCTGCTAACCCAAGGAAGCCACGTACTTCCCTTGCAGTGGTCGGGGTTGGCCATTCAAGAACAGCCTGTATTTTCGTTGGATCTACTACCACACCTTGAtcagaaattaaataacctAAGTATTCTACCTCAGAAACACCAACctgcatttttttctttaataaataattagttagcctttagaattttaaaaataatttgaagaTGTGATAGATGTTCTTCCCATGTTTTTTAATACACCAAGATATCGTCAAAGAAGACCAAAATGAACTTCCTGAGATATGTGCGAAAGAGGTCATTCATGAGGCTTTGGAAAGTGGCAGGTCCATTTATAAGACTGAATGGCATCACCATGAACTCTCATGGTGCCTTTCGTACATCTTGAAagctatttttgaaatatcatTCTCATCTACCCGAATTTGATGGTACCTTGTCGTTAAGTCcaattttgagaaaaatttAGCCCCATGGAGCTCATCAAGGAGTTCGTCAATTACTGGAATGGGATATCTATCCTTGATTGTGATGTGATTTAGGGCTCGATAATCCACGCAAAATTGCCAATTGCCATCCGCATTTTTTACCAATAAGATAGGTGATGAAAATGGACTGTTGGTTGGCCTTATCGACCCAGATTGCAGCAACTCTCTCACCATCCtctctatttctattttctggTAGTAAGAGAAATGGTATGGTCGAACACTTATAGGTTCAGTGTTTGGTTGTAGGGGAATGCGATGGTCATATGGTATTTTAGGGGATAAGCTGGTAGGTGTATTAAATATCTCAGAGAACTCAATTAGGattttagatatatctgaTGGTAGGGATTTTAGAGAATAGGTATTAATGGAGAGTGATATTTGGAAAAAAGAATCTTGTACCCTGAATGcaattttattcctttttagATAAAGCTTCCATCGTATCTTGCTTTAAGTCCATGGAATATGTGTGCTTCCCCTTCAATTTTAAAGGACATGGTTAGCTGCTAGTAATCCATCTCTATGGAACCAATAGTTTGTAGCCACTGTACTCATAAAACCACTTGACAAGCTACCACTAAAAGCACATAATAGTCGGCAGTTATAGGTTTGCCTTTGATGTATATAGTAAGAGCTTGGCAAAGACCCATGCATTCTATTTGGTCCCCCTTGGCTATTTGTGACTTGGAACTTCTTATCTCACATAACTGGTAGTCCAGATTTGGTGACAATGGCATGATCAATGAAATTATGAATGCTGCCCCCATTAATGAGAATTGTCACATACTTGTTTTTGAGTTTGCCTAAGATGTAAATCGTTCGAGGATGGTTGGCTCTAGAAATGGCATGGAAGGATATCTCAGGTAGGATTTCTGTGTGTTCTGGTTCAGTTTCAGCTTGTTCGTCCTTGTCATTGTTCAATTGATTGCAATCTTCAATCATGAACAATTGCGGATGCTTGCATCGATGACCTTGAACGAACTTCTCATCATATTAGTAACATAATCCTTTTTCCCGACGTTCCCTTGCTCCCTAATTAGTGATCCGTCGAAAAGCAGGTGGGTTAAGATTTGGATTTCCTCGTGGAACTGGTGGAGGGCTAAGGATTCCCGAATTCGAGTTAGAATTCACCTTTGGTATGGCTAAAGCTGATGGGAAGCGATTGAATTAGTCGACTTTTTTTGTAGTTGATTTTGTTCCTCAACTAGCCTTGCAACTCCTATAGCATCTACCAATGTTTTGGGTTGTTTGATTTTCACATCTAGCTAAATGTCATCTCGAAGACCTGCAATAAAGCATCCAATAAGAAAAGATTCAGGTAGGCCATCAATTTGTTAGGAGAGTTTCTCAAATATTTCTTGGTAGACTGCCACAGTAGAATTTTGTCGAAGACGATTGAGAGCCTTTAATGGATCCTCATAGTCTGTTGGACCGAAACGAATGAGAACTGCCTTGGTGAACTCATTCCAGCTTTGCGGTCCACGAAATTTTTCCATTGGTGCTATTGTAGGGCAATTGCTTCTAAATGGAAAGAGGCTAACTGGACTTGCTAGTCAGGATTGATGTTTTGAAACTCAAAGTATTGTTTAGCCTTGTAAATCCAACCACTAGGGTCCTCTCTAttgaattttagaaattgCAGCTTCAGATTGTGGTTGTTGTTGGCTGGTGGGTTATGAGTATTTATAATGGCTGTGAGTCTAGAGACCCTCTCTTGATAAAAAGGGTTGATTTCAGGTTGGTTGGTTGTATTGGTGCGAGTAACCCGCAAAGCTTGCAACTCGGCTAACACTCATTGCAAGGAGGCATGGATTTGATCAAAATTGGACTCATGTCGGCTAAAGCTTCATTGACTTCAACAACAAAACTCGGCATGGGATTTACCACGGGTGCCCATCGTCAAGAACCTAATaggctatttatgtagctacaatctaaggcagtgaacctatcgatgcagtctagcaccattggcgagtatcaaggtcgtatccctcagaaaagtgaaagcctagagttactactttgttctcTGATATATTAGCCtgaaataaatgatgaataattcctaaatttattaataactacATATTGAGTTCTAAATGAGATACaggaatgaatgaataaattaaacaaccaagataagaaagcaaacccaaagggaacctagactagttggcaacaaaagataacagattgatggGTCTAATTATGTTACCCGTGGAcaaattcttaattgaattcggtttctctctcgagataaccgaattcctaaactcaagaacctaaagttgaaatctcttcctaacgattgattcttaaattagcattaagctttaatctgcctctattaagctttgttaattcttaatccgactagtcagttatccttatctctaagtgattattaaccagttcttgctattcaaaatttcaattgctaaatgaacttctcaatcacataaagcaatctaaacaccacaattcacaacgtctcatgaataatgcattatcttattaatacttaaagcaagaaggatacaaaactaaactcaaacaatccaacaattcaatactaagccaacatagtaaagaaatcccaacgGATTTAATtgatctagctacacatgttcatgtttaaaacaactaggaaatcaattataataaaagaataacaaaaatgaaacatgtacaccattttctctcgaattggatgaacaactccaaatctgCACCACGATTGATCTCCCCAATTGCCTCTTgatttgctccactactgttttgcactcggaaccttgcgattctggGGTTCTCACCCTCTGTAACTCTCTCTTAAACTCATTACTCTACAAAGACCGAACCAGCCGCTCAGACTCTTCTCCTCCTTGCTTTCCCTAGCTCAAGAAATCACTTTCCTTATATACTTGTcccagcacggccgtggtcatggccgtgctggtcagcacggctggagtccaggccgtgttgAACCTTCGGATCTCGTAAGTTAGTCCCAGCACGACTGTGGTCAGGGCCGTGttggtcagcacggccggagtacAAGCCGTGTTGAACCTTCAATCTCGCAACTTAGGTTTTCTTCTTGGTCGTGCTCTCGCTTGATGCTGAACCACCATGGGCCATACTGGAGGCCGTGATAGCCTCGGAAACCTGCCTAAAACACCATAGTTGAGGATCAAAGGCtaatggttggtcacggccagagtcgatcagcacggccttgacctaggtCGTGCTCAATGTTTGACATGCGAGCCCTTatccaattttgatgaattttgtCCGTTttcgcacgtattgatctataattgctcaaacactgatgatggtcctataaattctcctgaaatgcaaaagaacacaaaatacgagtgatattggaataaaagcacaataattgctaagaaaatacacaataatatgcaagcagatgtgtgtaaaactatgcacatcagaACCCAACTCTGAAACCAATTGATAAGAGTaatttagagagagagagagagaagacaGAAGCAAGAGTAAGAGAAAGCTAAAGGAAGGgaaatattgataataatagtTGTGCTTTTATTCAATCAGAACCGACTATTTATAGTAGTCTGGTGGTTAGGATTTCAACCAACAAAGCTAAAAATAGGGAAACACAGCTCCTACTAAGCCAGAATAACAATAgaataatttaactaaaagATATGCTAAAGATCATGTAAAATGTTGAAGACCTAGTACACTAACTAACAGATACATATCATTTTTATCCCACTTTGGTAACTATGTTTTATACTAACATGCAAGATAAAGaattgaaaactaaaatagataTTGTAAGCACCGTCAAAGGGGTGAAAAAATTGAGTTTGATAATGCTAAATTAGCTGAAATATTAGGTATGAATGTTAAAAAAAACTTCGAGAAATTATTGTCCTACTTCTAAGATCCATATTGATCATTCATACAATGAGGAAATTGCCAAGAGTAGAATGgcttaaatacaaaaataatcattttaacAACCTTTTAAATGCAGCTTCACATATGAGAATATTCCTTTGCGACCGTGAAGCATCAACACGGAagcaaatttgaaaatttggaATCTATCATGGGCGTGAATAAAAGTTCATAGCCAGGAACTTTAGTTTTTACAGTTAAGAACTCTAATCGTGAGATCTTTGGTTCTGAgagtgaatttttttttcacagtTGGGAATGTTGGCCATGAATTCTTATATggtttctttaaattttaggaGAAAGAATTCTTCATAGGCCTGAATCCCGATTCAAGACCTTGAATCTTCATCTTCACGGATGGAAAGATAAGGCATGAATGCcactctcttttttttatatatattttgaaccATGAGTTATTTACGGCTGGAAACCTTTCTTTACggttgaaaaattaaatttcacgGTTGTGAATAAAGTTCACGAGTATAAAATTGTcctattttagaaaaatcaatcttcttttcttgcacataaatactaaataaaaaaagttagctaattgtaattgtttatgatcatcaaaatagaattaatatatctCAAAGTTGAACAAACACAAACCAACGCCAACACTACCATGAAAGTAAGAGATTTTATATAATGATTTGGTACCTGAGAAGATGCTTCTCACCGCGCGAACTTGCTGTAAGAAGAGTACCTTTTTTTGCACAATGCAAGATACCCACACACACTTTCCTTTTCCTACCTTCACAACTTTCCTCTAAAACCAGAACTCATTATTTGtgctttcttcttctctcctTCATGCTACTAAATTTATCCCGTCAATTAAATTATGttgtttttctaatttgtTCCTCCATCCAATTTTTCACTAAGTTGTTGTTGGTTGtttcaacaaaaaaaagaaaaaaaaaaaggaaaaccaACTTCAAAAGTGTTCTTTCAATTTCATCTTATATACTATATACATACAAAACCCATTATACATTTAAATTCccaaatcataaaattatcttttaattgtcTCGCTGCCCTGCTATTGAAGTAGCAATCTGAGACATGTGtcaacttcctttttctttttttatatcatattaaatttatgttaaatTGACAATTAAGACAGGGGCTTAAATAGTTGTTTCTTCGAACTTAAGTGCTTCCAAATATAAGCTGAGGCCCACGCACCAAATGTTAATATACCTTCTCCCTTCTTTTTAAGTTTCCTACATATTTAAGGAAACCGTGCCTGAAAATTTGTTTTagtctttccttttttatgatttttttcaaaaagaaaattttatttatttaggtttttttagaattgtattataattttttttaatattttattaatatcattttagtatatttttattaccattaaatatattcttaattctaattatatttttatgtattataaACTACATTTggtatactttttatatattatgttatatttttttaaacacACATCTGTTTGTCATTAAAATACACTagttattataagaaaatataaaatatcatttaatttacaaatactaaatataaagatataaaataaaaataataaatttacctCATTTGACTAGTTTCACAataatacaagttaaaattatattatgtaggtgtatttttagtatttttttgaaaaaacaatctaaagagtaaattataataatacaaattaaaataaataaatattcgaTATCTTTTAACTATACTTTTACTATTTTCCTCTAAcggaattttaaaaaattaaaaaaaaccttaaataaaaattaaattgataaaaatataaattaaaaataatattttttgaattcttataagtatatttttagttttttttatgaaattttaaaaaataaaaaggatatataataaaaacaaagttgtaataagattttgagaaaaaagaatcttttagtataattttgatatcttttttttaatgaaattcttacaaaaaatcatataaacaaaaacttttgaaaaaatataaaatatatttttttatcgtaaatttttttctaattaacggtaccaattttctatttttttgttatttttgaataaaataataaaaataaaaaataattgaaaaataattgaaagaaaatcaaattgtaattttagaaaaaaaaatattaaaaacggatattttttattgatattaaaatatttttaaaaagtttccATACATATACCCAAACTCGCCAAGGGTGTACCATTTTTCTGCACaaaggggaaaaaagaaaagagatcgAAAATACTACAAAAAGCTTAATGCATGCAAATCTCTCACTATCTGCACCAGCTCCAACTTTGTGGCAAGCGCCAAACCCCTTTAACTGCCAAGAAACTCCATGCCCAAATCATCAAACTCAGTTTAAAAGAAAGCGAACCCTTGCCCAACACTCTGTTAAATGCTTATGGAAAATGCGGCTTGCTTCAAGATGCCTATTTCTTGTTCGAGGAAATGCCCCAAAGAGACCATGTATCGTGGGCCTCCATTCTTACTGCATACAACCTGGCCAACCTCCCTAACAAAACTCTCTCCATTTTCCCCACCATGTTCATCGTTGATAAACTGGAACCTGACCATTTTGTGTATGCTACTCTTGTTAAGGCGTGTGCTAGCTTATGTGCTGTAAGACAAGGCAAGCAAGTGCATGCTCGTTTTGTTTTATCCCCGTTtagtgatgatgatgttgttaAGTCATCTTTGATTGATATGTATGCCAAATGTGGATTACCCAAAATTGCTCGCGCTGTTTTTGATTCTATTTTGGCAAAGAATGCAGTTTCTTGGACTGCAATGATATCTGGGTATGCCAAAAGTGGGTTAAAAGTAGAGGCaatggagttgttttcaaGTTTTCCTGTGAAGAATTTATATTCTTGGACTGCTTTAATATCAGGATTAGTGCAAAGTGGAAAGGGGATTGATGgttgttatttatttcttgaaatGAGAAGAGAAGGGATTGATATAATAGACCCTTTAGTCCTTTCAAGTGTTGTTGGTGCTTGTGCTAATTTGGCGGTATTGGAGTTTGGAAAGCAGCTCCATGGACTTATCATAGCACTTGGTTATGAATCTTGCTTGTTTATTAGTAATGCTTTAGTGGATATGTATGCAAAATGTAGTGATATTTTAGCTGccaaagaaatttttgatagaATGATTTATAAAGATGTGGTTTCTTGGACTTCTATAATAGTTGGGGCAGCACAGCATGGAAGAGCAAAGGAAGCATTGGATTTATATGATGACATGGTTTTAGCTGGAGTAAAGCCAAATGAAGTGACCTTTGTTGGATTGATTTATTCTTGCAGCCATGCTGGTTTAGTTAGAAAAGGCCGAAAACTTTTTAAATCCATGGTCGAGGACTATGGGATTAAACCGTCCTTGCAACATTTCACATGCTTGTTGGACCTTCTTAGTCGATCTGGGCACCTTGAGGAGGCTGAGAATCTCATTAGTACAATGCCATTTAAGCCAGATGAACCTATGTGGGCAGCTTTACTGAGTGCTTGCAAACACCATAGAAATATCCAAATAGGACTTCGGGTTGCAGATCAGCTGTTGAGCTTGAATCCAGAAGATCCTTCAACTTATATACTGTTATCTAATGTTTATGCTAGTGCAGGTTTGTGGGAACGTATGTCGATGGTGAGGAGGTTGATGACAGCTAAGGAAGTTAAAAAGGAACCAGGTCATAGTACCATCACCTTTGGAAAGGAAATTCAAGTCTTTCATGCTGGGCATACATGTCATCCTATGAAGGATGAGATATTTGGTATGCTTAAGGAGTTAGATGAAGAGATGAGGAAAAGAGGTTATGTTCCTGATACTAGCGCAGTTTTACATGACATGGAAGagcaagagaaagaaaggcaGCTCTTTTGGCATAGTGAGAGGTTGGCTGTCGCTTATGGCCTGCTTAAGTCTGTTCCAGGAACAAATATACGGATTGTGAAAAATCTTCGTGTTTGTGGAGATTGTCATACTGTTTTCAAATTCCTTAGCGGTATTGTAGAAAGAGAACTTATTGTGCGAGATGCCACCAGGTATCATCATTTTAAGGATGGAAGATGTTCGTGCAATGATTTTTGGTGATCATTTGAGTCTTAGTTCACCTTTGTCtc
The Ricinus communis isolate WT05 ecotype wild-type chromosome 1, ASM1957865v1, whole genome shotgun sequence DNA segment above includes these coding regions:
- the LOC8270560 gene encoding pentatricopeptide repeat-containing protein At4g14050, mitochondrial; the protein is MQISHYLHQLQLCGKRQTPLTAKKLHAQIIKLSLKESEPLPNTLLNAYGKCGLLQDAYFLFEEMPQRDHVSWASILTAYNLANLPNKTLSIFPTMFIVDKLEPDHFVYATLVKACASLCAVRQGKQVHARFVLSPFSDDDVVKSSLIDMYAKCGLPKIARAVFDSILAKNAVSWTAMISGYAKSGLKVEAMELFSSFPVKNLYSWTALISGLVQSGKGIDGCYLFLEMRREGIDIIDPLVLSSVVGACANLAVLEFGKQLHGLIIALGYESCLFISNALVDMYAKCSDILAAKEIFDRMIYKDVVSWTSIIVGAAQHGRAKEALDLYDDMVLAGVKPNEVTFVGLIYSCSHAGLVRKGRKLFKSMVEDYGIKPSLQHFTCLLDLLSRSGHLEEAENLISTMPFKPDEPMWAALLSACKHHRNIQIGLRVADQLLSLNPEDPSTYILLSNVYASAGLWERMSMVRRLMTAKEVKKEPGHSTITFGKEIQVFHAGHTCHPMKDEIFGMLKELDEEMRKRGYVPDTSAVLHDMEEQEKERQLFWHSERLAVAYGLLKSVPGTNIRIVKNLRVCGDCHTVFKFLSGIVERELIVRDATRYHHFKDGRCSCNDFW